The region GTATTCAGAGGGCAGCCCCTGCCCCTCCCAGCCCTTCACCTCAGACAGTGGCCCCTTCTAAGCAGCTCATCTCGCCTCGGGTCTGCTTTGCTCCCAGCTGTGATTGACATGTGAATTACAGTGCgtggtgatgatgataataagtGTGCTAACCGGGGCCAGGCCTGCGTCTTGCTGCCAAAAGCCAATCCAAGCAGGCACGGCCTGAAAGACAACCGCCATGACAATTTGaggagtcaaataaaaatgacaagctaACTGTTAAAGAACTGCTGATTTTTCACGTTGTTTTGAAAGAGTTTGTGGCTCCACTGGCTTTCAATTCTCCTAAATTTTCACTTCTCCACCCGGCCACATCCAGATATATGAAACCCATCATTTATCAGAGCAATCTAAAAATAATGTCCCTCCGCTGTGGTGATACTACTatagaaaaaagtgttcagaaTGATTGCCCTCAGTGGTAGGAAAACATACCAGGACGTGTGTGACAGTATGTAGGCAACAACTtcctacaacacacacacagacacacacacacacacacacacacacaaatgtacacaaacaatggatttcctcctaaaatgTCACTGTCTGCTAAGCTTACATGAACAATAACTCTTCAAAATCCCGCTTAAGTCTGCTAACAGCTTGAAAGTGTGTTTACGTTAGAGTGCCAACATTGTTAGGAATTATTTCAACCAAACAGCACGATATATTATACTGGCTTTACATTCTGGTATTAGGAAATTACACTCTAACACCCTGTGGATTGCTTTTCCACCCACTCACATTCATCTGGAGAGAACTAACCACATTCCCAGGGATCTATTCCCAACTTGCCATAGCCCTGTGGATCCTTCTGCCCTTTTGCGTTCGAGTTTAGGTTGGCAGCCTTTGCTAGCAGGAGCCTCAAACAAGGAGCCTCTGACTGAGATGCCGAGTCTGACTTTCATTACCAATTACGTCTGCTTTTGTTTCTTTGAACCACAACCATTTACCCCACAGTTACTGCCAGTCAGAGAGGGGAATGcaattttcatcaaaataattagcaatcaaaacaaaagagaagaaCACACAGCCAGGATTAGGATGAGAAAGTGTTGTGGACAGGCGTTGATCTATACGTGTCTAAATACTGTCGGGGAGACTGAGCAAAGCATAGTGAGAAGCTTAGGAAAAAGAGACAAAAGAGGGTTAAGATAATTCACAACACACTTGTGGTGAGAGAAGTGCCTGTGTCTTGGCAGAGAGGTTCTTCTCCTTTTTCCTTTTACCCTCATCACTCCTTTTTCCCTCAGCCAAGGTGAGGCAGACACAACCAGTAAAGGCTGGTTGCCGTGGCATATGAGCCATTAAATCTCCCCAAACTGTGGGTAGAGGAAAGGCGGGACAAGGCCTCTTGCAAAAGCTCACTGAACGCTGCCAGCCCACAGACCTGAAGTTGAAGCACTGAGGTTGTACATTAAAAGTAGACAACACATATTCGATCTCAAGAGAGGATGACTACTGCAATTGTTGGTTGGTAATTctccaaaaaataaactaaaccaTAAATCTGAAGAGTCTTCAAAGAGCTAAAAAGTAAGAACAGTGTAGTCATATTAAAGGGCTATGGCAGGCAGGCATTTAATATTTCCATGTGGTTGcaagacaggaaaaaaatgattgctcAATTGATGTAACAGAAACTTTATGATTTTTATGGGTCCCTGGATATTGAACTAAACACTATGCTGTGGTTCTAAAACATTTGTTATGTCGACAAGAAATCACATTTACTGCCAATATGATCATAAAGATCCTGCAACAATAAATGGGTGGAAACATTGGGACGCATACCACTTACAATAATCCGTTAAAACACtatgaaaattttaaaataaaaacactttcattccagGTTCTCTGTCCCCATTAAAATGCATTCGCAGGTGAGCACATGCCAAAGCTGGAGCACCCTTAACTAGAAGGCCATTTCAACCAATCAGAAagcacaataaaataatttcctgAAACAATGGTGAATCAAGGGAAGGAGCAATGATACTTTTGCATTGATAATGAAGTGCCATCCaagtgaaatataaaatatgcaaACTATCAAAAACCTTTGTGATATGTGTCAGTCAACTGTTTCTCAGGTCCAACATTTGTGACATCCGGATGAATGGGCAAACATTTTCATCGGCGCACTCAAAAATATGATGGAAAGTTTTCAAGCcggtatttttaatatttggttCCTTCTTTCTCATCCATCAATTTACTGCAGGAGTCAAGTCAAGATGGTTCATTGTGGGGAgaatttgatcattttaaaCAGAAAATCAAGGGTCAATGAACCACTGCGCGCACCAAATGACAACAGCTTACATTTAGTTTCCCCATTAGAGCTGCTGAAGCTGCCGCATTGTGTCAAGAAAATGTGCCGACAGCTGTATCAGCAAGGAGAGGACAAGAGGGAGTTTATGAGTTACAGATGGGACATTACACACTTGCATGCAGCTGATGAAATGTCAGGGTCAGAAGAATTTGTCACCGTAATCAGTCATGTAGGAAGATTTTACTGCATGCATTCTACTCTTGATTTCATCATTCTTCCAAATCTACTTTGGAGGTTTTGGCACACTCTCTTTACATGACAGAGTGCCAGGGTGAATAACAAACACCCGAAGATATTTGCTAAAGGAACAACTGTTGAAAACAATGAGAACAGCATATAAAGTGTTATTGCTACAGTACACTAAGTGTGCCCAGCATTTAATATACTCAAACACTCCACATATTTCACAGCTGACGGCGGCTGGAAGTTTGACATTTGGCAGCGAGTGGGCATCCGCTCCCGCAGCCCATGCCCAGAACAACCCTCACACTCCccgacacacaaacacatactaaCTGCTCAGCATCAGGACCTAAGTTAAAACAAACCATCAGGAGGTCCTGTCACATCCACTCAGCACTTAGCAACAGACAGACAGCCCCGTTTATAAACTCACATTCGCATATTATTttggtgtgcatgtgtttgctaAAAGTGCAGAAAGACGCCTGCTGTGGGTGCCAGGTTGCTTGTGATTCTTGCTGGGCACCAGTTCTCACATAAGCAGACACTGTGCGCAATAGCCACGTGAATCAAGTACTGCAGATTCATATTCCGCTTGTCATGTTGACAAAATAACACTCATTTATTGACTGATGTGTTCATAAAGGTCAAAGTACACTAAATGGAAAAGAATAGACACCCGTCTGCAGTGGTTCCCAAAAGGGGGGTGCAAGATACAGTTCAGGAGGTTTGAAAAGTTGATTCAGcaattttcaattttgtattgaaatacatacactgcatttttttttaatacaaagttgtcttttttaaaaactttttaaatattttagtgGTTGGATGTTATGCTGTATTAATTACTGACATTTCAGAAGGGCCCAGTGAGCCTGTTCAAATGTAGGTATAAAAGAGTTCATTCTGTTTTTAGAGTTCTTATTACTGGTCAAAATGGTAAAACGTTGAGAGCTGCATTAAAGCGCTTCATGGTGCTGAATCATCTCTGAGACAGCTctcaataatttaattaaagtcGTTGAGCACTGTATACAATATATGTAgtatgtgcctgtgtgtgtctgtgtgtgtgtgtgtgtgtttgtgtatgtgtgtgtgatctgCACCACTGCAAATTACAGCCACAATTATAATATATTGTGTTAAATTTATACCTGCACTGCACATTCAAGAGTGAGTGCTATTGCTGTTGTAAAGCCAGAATATTTGATAGAGCTTTTATGTATTGGACCTAGCTAGATTGTAAGTGGTCATAAGGCCGGTGTTCAAATTATTAATATTGTCTTTGCAGGGCCTGCAAAAATAGATAAAAGGTTTTCTACACTGCAAAAACCTTTGAATGTATATAATTCAAACATGTACATGGGTTGCACATGAtgcaaatgtgttaaactaacatacagtatattatttgattatttcaaGGAAAAGAAGGGGAAAATGAAGTCAGTTGActacattttaatcacgtgcaactgttaatttaaaaaaaagtattttttcattgTATAGAGGTATAGGGCACATAAAGTTAGGAACCACTAAAAGAATTAATTAATACATCAGGAAAGGAGCAAGatacaaaaaataacaatgacTCACGTAGCTGCTGTATATTACGGTGGAAAAGGAGCTTCAGTTTTCCCTGAATCCAAATTCTTACCAAACATTTTGGACAACAGCTTCCAACTTTGAGGAAACTACGGTGACCCTTCTTTTCGAACATTTCTGTGCCCCACGAGTGCTCAAAGCTGAATGAGTTTGGTGGAGAAGAACAGGAGCGTCCTGACCTCAAACCAATCAAAGACAAGAGATCTTCCCAACATCAATAACCTTTAACTCTACAATAGTTCTTCCGGATGAATTGACATAAATTCCCACAGACATTCTTCAAGTCTGCAgcaaatcattaaaaaatagtGAATAACCTTttcaaatgtccatccattcatttccaatactgcttatcctgctCAGGGTCTGAGGAGTGCATTGTTTtcccacttgaatgtttaagatcatcgaacaaatgtaaatatcagactaAGATAACCAAAGTCaacataaaatgtagtttttaaatggtgattttatgtattaagaaaaaaaaaactattcaaagctacctgctacctgtgtgaaaaagtaatggtccCCTAaaccatcctcagcagcaacaactgaaatcaagcattttctataacagaCGATGTGTCCTTTAAAGcgctgtggagatattttggcccactcttacagaattgttgtaattcagcaacaatggagggtttttgagcatgaacagcctttttaaggtcatgccacatttcaatcggattcaagtccagGGCCAGTAGGCCACTCAAAAAcggtttttttttaccaagccattcagaagttcggatcattgtcctgctgaatAACCCAAGCccacttcagcttgaggtcacaaactgatggccaaAAATTCTCCTTCCATCAATTCACAGCAACTCATCCAGGTCTAGAAGAAGAAAAGCAGCCACAGACCATCACATGGCCAGCACCGTGTTTGACTGTTGACACActgtaatgttatttttctgaaatgctgtgtaaCATTTATGCCAGGTGTAACGAGACACAGGCCTTCCAAAATCTTCAACTTCCATTTTGTCAGTCCACAGAATATTCTTTCAAGAGTCTTGCGAGTCTTTcagatttaaatatatatatatatatatatatatatatatatatatatatatatatatatatatatatatatatatatatatatatatttttttttatttatttatttatttatttatttatttatttatttttttgccaaagaAAGATTagccttcattttctttttgatcAGCAGTGTTTTTTACATTGGAACTCCggcatggatgccatttttgcacagtctctttcttattgttgagtcataaacactgaccttaactgaggcaagggagacctgcagttctttacatgttgtcctgggttcttctgtggcctcctggatgagttgtcACTGTGCTTCTCTGGGTAACTCCTGGGAAAGTTccccactgttccatgtttacTCCATTTGTGGCCAatggctctcaccgtggttcgctggagtcctaaagctttacaaATGATTTTGTAACAATTTCTAGACTAATAGATGTCACTTACTTTACTTTTCATCCGTTCTTGAATTTCTCTGGATCATGGCATTTTGTGGCAGCAATTTGAGCtctatttcagttttttcttcATTGAGCAGGtgtggaggtaatcaggctttgctcaatgaaatgaaatcagctttccaaaaaatgtgattgacCTCATtgtattcatgatttaacaaagggggGATGACTTCTTCATACAGCtttgaatttagaattttaaaatataatttcatcatttacttggtttgtatttgtatgatatttacatttgtttgatgatcctaaACAGTACAAGTGGGGtaactatgcaaaaaataagaatttgagaagggggcaaatactatGTCAAGGCACttatagagacaaacaaccaatcacactcacattcacatgaaTCATCAATAAGTGGTAACTGAATCCATGCACGCTGTCTGAACAGAAGTCAAGCGAATGTAAACTACACATCTAAAATGTGATGCATAATTGATTTGTCCACGGAGTAAAGATTACTGCAATAAATTATATGTATAAGCCTCTGATTCCTATCAGGTGACATGCATTTAAAGGCCAACAGCCATTATGGCGTGTTGATTTGTGCATAGAGAGTAACTCATCGGTTTGATGATGTAAAGCGAACAGAGAGTGTATTGCTCTTAAAGTCACATAACTTACGCATTAATGGCAACTTGAGGCCCGTGCTAAAGTGGATTTGAGCATTACTTATGTTTCTGCCAAACTGTTTGTTGTGCTTAAGCAGAGGAAATGCAGATTGCTGCTGAATTGAGAATCATAAAGTCTTAAGCAACCACAATGATTTCCCTGTTTTCTTTATAGGAGCGGGCCAGACATCACTTGAACGCCCCAAATCCCTCAAACTGACACCAAATCATCTCATCATGGTGATTTACGGTCTGTCTAGGAAGACAGTATCTCACCTAAAGTATGAGGAAGGAAAAAACTATCTatcgtttttttcttcctctatATTCCTTCATGGAGGGCCTGTGTATGGTTATTTCTAGTTGCATATTTCCCTTATATAGACCGCAGGTTTATTGGGATGCACTTTGAAAGCAAATGACAAACCGGGAGAGAATAAACTTAAATCCAGGCTGCGGTCCCGAAACCGGGTTATGATGACAGAGAACATGTGATTTCTGTTGGACATAGTTCTCCATTTCCCGGCTGTTGTCGTAGATTTCCATCACCAACCAAACCGAGCGTGCTGTAAACACAGCGCTCATTTGTTTTCTCCTCAGAGCAATTATATCatgtgatttaaaacattttaaatagagCCCGTGCCGacttttatttgtgtaaagcgGATCTATTTCATGTCGAGCAGTAATGTAATAATCCCGAGCTGTCATTACGGCCCAGTTCCCCCAGTGCGCCAAACTCCATCTGATCTCCGCATTTATGAGAACCAGACTGGCGCACAAATCACCGGTCACCGCGAAAGAGAgaggaaagggaaaaaaagggaaaaaaaagaaacccgcTTTTACACGAGAGAAACGGGGCACAAGAAGCGGCATAAAGGAAAGTCTTCAATATTAATATAGGATATGTTTGCTGAGAAATAAATGTGGTGATATTTCACCTTACAGATGGTCTGAATAAACAGACTAACATATTTGTACCTCTAATTAACCATGAGTGCACCGAAATGTTCACTCTGTTTATGCATACGTCTTAAAAGCAACGGAAAAGCGTTCaatttgatgaaaacaaaacaaagcaattcggaacatttaattaaatcaaACACACTTATGAGCGTCATATTGGGTTCCATCGTTTGTCCTGGACTACTTTTTGAATTTTAGGTATCAAGTGGCGTTGCAGTTTTCCagtgtgtcaaatgtaaaaaataaataaataaataaataaataaaaagacgtGCACACATTAGCCAAATGACGAGAAATAATTGTTCTCCTTTGAAACGATGTGCCACTGACTTAGTAACTTCTTAATGCCTCAATTAATATTCAGTTCAGTAAATTCTTTggagaggtgggggggggggggaacaacaacaacaacaacaaaatcaacgtGAGAACAAATCAAATATCGCCCGTTGATTGTGGGTGATGAAATTTGCGGACATgggaaatattttccaaatttcaTTTCGTGTAATAAATGTGTGATTTGTGGAGGGGGAGTTGGGGGGGTGCGCAGACCATCCAAGTGGAGGAATGCGCGCTGgatctccctccctctctcttgctctcctGTGACGCAAAGAGTGGAACAAGCCCACGGAGGGAGAGGAAAGGAAGACCTCTGAGACGAATCAAGGGGATAGGGGGATAATGTAGTGAAGCAAGGGGGAGGCGTGTCAACAATCAAAGACTTGGATGTACGGGAACATCTTGGACAACACATGGAATGGAACCGGCTTAATTACGAAGCGAGAGGGGGAGAGCAGCTCCCTGCGGTGCTGAGGTTCTGCTGCGGCTCCTGAATGCCCAAAAGCCGAGTCAAGGTTCGGACACAACTCGCGGGATGTCGCTGGCCAAAATGCAAGGTCTCAGCTCCAAGGCGCACGCCTTTTCCGTCGAAGCGCTGGTGGGGAGACCCTGCAAGAGGATGAAAATGTCAGACGCTGACGCTGACGCGAGCATCTTTGCCGGTGAGGGACAAACGCAAATAACAATGCATTTGTTGCACGAATTTAATTGACACCGACCTGCAATAATTaagaccaaaaaataaacatctcaaATCTAATTTCCAAATAATCCACACCCACGTGTTATCGAGATAATTATTTTACAGCGGGATGCCACAATTTCCGAACATATTTGTCTCACGTGTAACATTGACACGTGTAATTAAGGAGTGGATGATTTCACTGTAAGGATCAGCAGCGTGTCCGCTCGCCCAGACGAAGCAGGTGGATTTACAGGTCACGGAGGCCGAGGCGGCCGGGTTACCGAGCAAGCCCAAAGAAAGCGAGTGCAGTCCGGATAGAGAGGTCCGGGTCGAGCTGCAGGGCTCGGAACTCTGGAAGAGATTCTTTGAGATCGGCACGGAAATGATCATCACCAAAGCTGGAAGGTAATCTGCTTTGGACAATTACTTTGATAAAGAACAGTGTTTTACAGATAAAATAAATCGAAGTGTGTCAACATTTTAGAgacactgcccccccccccccccactcaaataatatgcaatatatattttcataaacACATTAGTAGTTTTACATATAGCAAACTATATTTGTTTACATCATTAGCAGGTGTTCATTTTAAATCACTTACGATTTTGAAGTGTCTgcttataataaaaaaaaacacaaaaaaaagttaagggGGGACGATGACATTCAAGTCACTCCCAATGCCATCAAATTATTAtacataaatgaaatattttgcagaCAGCATGGTGTTGTATCGACAGGCAGGCTTTCATCAAGTTTGAAACAGAATTGAAAGTGCATACGGTGAAAAAACAAGGCGGTACTTTCCaaaccaattgtgcaagttatAGGCATTAAGAATATGCAGCAAATCTGCTGTTCTCCCTATTTAGACAGTTTGAGAttacaaaagtatttatttatgaaattcACTTCACGAAAATTGCTTACcttgaaacacatttcatcAAATGTATAGTCTTTACAACCAATAATATATTAACGAAATCATGCAGTTTTAAAATTagccatgtgttttttttttcccactaaaatGACTTAGTGAGCTTTAACCAGCTAAAATCTGGGTTCCGTTAATTTAATTACCGAGCAAATGCGTCATAAATCTCGGGAGTGCTGATGTCCCACACAGGGGCCTCGACCTCAACCTTTGATCTGAATTTGGCCGTAACCACACagaaagtttgtgtgtgtgtttttttttaacacgcgTGTATTTCAATCCACTTGAAAGTTGCACTGAAATTGCATTTTCCCTCACGCCTGTAGGAGAATGTTCCCATCCGTTCGTGTCAAAGTGCGGAATCTGGACCCATGCCAGCAGTATTACATCGCAATGGACGTCATGCCCGTAGACTCTAAACGTTATAGGTCTGTCTATTTATGATATAaacatattgtgtgtgtgtgtgtgtgtgtgtgtgtgtgtgtgtgtgtgtgtgtgtgtctgtgcgtgcgtgcgtgcgtgtggaaAAGCTTTTGCTTCAATTACATGTAAGAAATCGACTTAGGTATTAGAGACACTGACCCCAAATCCAAAATAATACTTCTCTCTCAACAACCAAGCAGGCCTATCAATAGTTTGACATGGCAACCTATTCGTTTGTTTCTATGatcaagtttttttcccccaatatatGAACATATACACCCTTGTAGGTACGTTTACCACAGCTCGCAGTGGATGGTGGCAGGAAACACAGACCACTCGTGCATCTCACCGCGGCTCTACGTGCACGCAGACTCACCGTGCGCCGGAGAGACGTGGATGCGTCAGGTGATCAGCTTTGACCGAGTTAAACTCACCAACAACGAGATGGACGACAAGGGGCATGTAAGTCGACTCGGTGCCTTCTGGGTACTGACTTTTTACGAATGAGTCAATATCTTGTTGTTTCTCGGTTGTGCATGCAGATTGAAAACTggcataattatttatttaatcgaATGTATGGGTCAAAAAATGTCCAGGTTCATTTGGTTTtgcacttaaaaataaaattagatcctaaataaaaatagaaaaggaATGGGAGAGTAGActgttttaatctaaaaaaaaaaaatgttcaatgaGACAAATGTAATTTGGGGAAAATTATGAATCTGTAAGGATTCAACTCAATGATTCATTACAGTGgaagtttgatttaaaaaaaatcaatgaacaataataattaatcagtttattataAACCATAAAATTACTTGATATGTCCATATTATTTCAGAATCAAAAGCAAATGAACAACATAgttgttatttaaaataatattgacTTAAAAAGATCAGGCCCCATATTTATGAGTTGATTTGGTAATACTGCAGTTTGGCAACTTACTGAAGATACTGCACCATCTTGAATAGCAGAAGAAAATCACGACACACTTAACACGAAACTGTTTGGCTCAgatcaggtgtttttttttttttttctttcagaataGGTAAATTTAATATAATGTGTTGACAATCAGGAATATAAGCAAATGGGTTCATACAGTAGTTTTTCTCTTTACCAGGGTTCAATATTGTGGTATGTATGATTTCATTTTGTCCGACAAAAAGGAATGgtctgatttaatttttttatttgccgctttcctttttttaaaatgacaagttTAGACTATAGGTTAAACTAGCTGATGACATCGGTTGAGGTTTTAGGAAAGTATGTGGGTTTCTTTTTTGAAACATTGTTCCACCAAATCTTGCATGTTAATTTgcatattaatatttaaattacaGAAAAATAGAGCTAATGTATAATAGCAGCTTCTCTTGCTCCAGATAATTCTACAGTCTATGCATAAGTACAAGCCACGCGTGCACATCATCCAGCATGACACAAGGATGGACTTGTCCCAGATCCAGTCGCTGCCTGCTGAGGGAGTGTTCAGCTTCTCCTTCCCAGAAACCGAGTTCACCACCGTCACAGCCTATCAGAATCAACAGGTAACACTCACTGAAACGGCATGATTCCATTGCATGTCAAAATGGCTGGCAGAGTAATTACATccaaaggttgttttttttgacaaccgAGTTCGGctaacaatttgaaaaaaaaatgaaaaaaaaatctccatctTTTCTTTGCCAAATATATTCCAAAAGCAGATGTGCGGTGATTATTATGCTGATTCAGTCACCAGCTCTGTTCTGTCTGCCCTCACAAAGTTTTAATCTCAACATCTTGAAGACGATGAGGCCTTTGTTCATGGCGTAACATCATAAATTGTACCGGTTTTCCGTGGTGCTCAGAGcaagcgtgtgtttgtgtgtgtgtgtccctgtGTGGTTGAGCTGACCTTGCTGTTGGTAACAGACGGCCACCGCCAGGAGAGCCAGCCCTTTTCATCAAGGTTCACTTTTGCGATCGGTGACGGTATTATTACAGAAACTAAATAGTGATCTGTGACTGGGTTGCCTGAGAGGGTCCAGAGCCTCTTAAggcagtggggaaaaaaactcacatGAGAACCTTATATGACATGGCAGAGCACCCCAGGTGATGGTGGGAGATGTAGTCCATCAGCTGGAGAACTCTGCCACTCACTGTGCTGTTGTAAAACAGAGCTTGTTGCTAGCCTAGCATATATCCGATCTAACAAATCTTTTCCTCATGTCTGGGCAAGATCACCAAATTGAAGATTGACAGGAACCCGTTTGCCAAGGGCTTCAGGGATCCAGGAAGGAATAGGTAGAGGAAACCTCACATAACATCAATACGTGTTATAGCTGCAGAAAACACTCCACTACTGGGCCCAAGAGAGATGTTAAGTTGGACCACGGAAATGTGATATTACATAAAACCTttatgtgaagtttgcatgtgcACTGCAGAATGTTAAACCTCAGATACCCAGTATTTACACTAAATACCCGGAATTAGGATTTTCCCTATTTCCTTAAGatatatatgtttgtttttgtgtggatAGGGGAGTGTTGGATGGTTTACTGGAGTCTTATCCTTGGAGAAGCCCTCTCAGCATGGAGTTCAAGCCATTTGCCATACAGCTTCAAGGTATCCTGCAGGTCGCATTATTTCTTTTGTTcggtctgtttttattcatgtctgGCATCTTTCAACAGGCAGCCTGGGGTCCCCAACCAGCGCCACTTCCCCACTGAAGAGTTTCTTTCCCCTCTCATCGTCATCATCCCTTCTTTCATTCTCAACACTCTCCTGCCAGGACGCCGCTCTTCAAACTCTAGCGCTTCCTTTCTACGGAAAAGCTTCGACCAACCCCGCATTGCCCAGCAGAGCCTTTTCCTCACTGGGAGCAGACAGACTCAGAGGCTTGCCAGTGTCCCCACTAACAGACCCCCCGCTCTTCTCTATGCTGCAGGGAAAGAAACGGGATCCGGGTCTTTCTCGATCGAGCCCTCCCTGCTTGATCCCCCTCCCCGGCCCGCTCAGCCCTCAAGGATCCGCTTCCTCTCTACTGCCTCATCTATCAGAAAGTGCTGGCCCATATTGTCTTTACCGCTATAGCTTCCCCTTGAACCCTCAACTCACAACTATTTCCCGACACAGCAAACTAGCTGAAGACAACACAGAGGCCCTACTGCGGCAACCTTCATGGCATCTGGCCACCAACCACCGTCTCTGACCGTC is a window of Phycodurus eques isolate BA_2022a chromosome 9, UOR_Pequ_1.1, whole genome shotgun sequence DNA encoding:
- the tbx22 gene encoding T-box transcription factor TBX22: MQGLSSKAHAFSVEALVGRPCKRMKMSDADADASIFAGSAACPLAQTKQVDLQVTEAEAAGLPSKPKESECSPDREVRVELQGSELWKRFFEIGTEMIITKAGRRMFPSVRVKVRNLDPCQQYYIAMDVMPVDSKRYRYVYHSSQWMVAGNTDHSCISPRLYVHADSPCAGETWMRQVISFDRVKLTNNEMDDKGHIILQSMHKYKPRVHIIQHDTRMDLSQIQSLPAEGVFSFSFPETEFTTVTAYQNQQITKLKIDRNPFAKGFRDPGRNRGVLDGLLESYPWRSPLSMEFKPFAIQLQGSLGSPTSATSPLKSFFPLSSSSSLLSFSTLSCQDAALQTLALPFYGKASTNPALPSRAFSSLGADRLRGLPVSPLTDPPLFSMLQGKKRDPGLSRSSPPCLIPLPGPLSPQGSASSLLPHLSESAGPYCLYRYSFPLNPQLTTISRHSKLAEDNTEALLRQPSWHLATNHRL